From Aphelocoma coerulescens isolate FSJ_1873_10779 chromosome 15, UR_Acoe_1.0, whole genome shotgun sequence, one genomic window encodes:
- the HVCN1 gene encoding voltage-gated hydrogen channel 1, whose product MSKYLKHFTVVGDDPVQWSNDYRKWEEEEEAGEKQPDLEIKLEPPRRHISFQYMMKKLFSSHRFQIGVVCLVILDALLVLGELLMDLKIINPDRYNITPKVFHYLSLSILTIFLVEVGFKVFVYRREFFHHKFEVLDGIVVVVSFILDIVLIFREHEFEAVGLLILLRLWRVARIINGIILSVKTRSEQQVSKLKQANLKLATRVEQLEHSCVEKEQEIERLNNILKQHGLLSQQK is encoded by the exons ATGTCCAAGTACCTGAAGCACTTCACAGTGGTGGGCGACGACCCCGTGCAATGGAGCAACGACTATCGgaagtgggaggaggaggaggaggctggggaGAAGCAGCCAGACTTGGAGATCAAACTGGAGCCCCCCAGGAGACACATCTCCTTCCAGTACATGATGAAAAAGCTCTTCAGCTCACACAGGTTTCAG ATCGGGGTTGTCTGCTTGGTGATCCTGGATGCCTTGTTGGTTCTCGGGGAATTGCTTATGGATTTGAAAATCATCAATCCGGACAGATACAACATAACCCCAAAG gttttccacTACCTCTCCCTGTCCATTTTAACCATCTTCCTGGTTGAGGTGGGGTTTAAAGTCTTTGTCTACCGCCGGGAGTTCTTCCACCACAAGTTCGAGGTGCTGGACGGGATCGTTGTTGTCGTGTCCTTCATCCTCGACATCGTCCTCATCTTCCGGGAGCACGAGTTTGAGGCCGTGGGGCTCCTGATCCTCCTGCGGCTCTGGAGGGTGGCCCGGATCATCAACG GAATAATTTTATCGGTGAAGACCCGCTCAGAACAACAAGTGTCCAAGTTAAAGCAAGCAAACCTCAAACTTGCCACAAGGGTGGAACAACTGGAACACAGCTGTGTGGAGAAG GAGCAAGAAATCGAGAGGCTGAACAACATATTGAAACAGCATGGACTCCTCAGCCAGCAAAAATAG